A stretch of Candidatus Hydrogenedentota bacterium DNA encodes these proteins:
- a CDS encoding DUF1080 domain-containing protein encodes MTLDGIMVHETDPAIVPQPRVVTPGTESTQEKAGTAPSDAIVLFDGTDLSQWTSTMEGKATKWVVKNGAMQPVKDAGMIRTKQEFGSCQLHVEWATPEDAVDEGQGRGNSGVFLMGEYEVQVLDSYGNTTYPDGQAGALYGRSKPLVNACRKPGEWQSYDIIFHRPRFDENGKVVKRATFTVLHNGVLVQDHAELSGGTGWLGPHAMTDYAAHGDKGPLMLQDHGNPVLFRNIWIRELED; translated from the coding sequence ATGACCCTGGACGGGATCATGGTCCACGAGACGGATCCGGCCATCGTGCCGCAGCCGCGCGTGGTGACCCCCGGCACGGAAAGCACGCAGGAAAAGGCCGGCACGGCGCCCTCGGACGCCATTGTGCTGTTTGACGGGACGGACCTCTCGCAGTGGACCTCCACGATGGAGGGCAAGGCGACCAAGTGGGTGGTGAAGAACGGCGCGATGCAGCCCGTGAAGGACGCGGGGATGATCCGGACCAAGCAGGAGTTCGGCTCCTGCCAACTGCACGTCGAGTGGGCGACGCCCGAAGACGCCGTGGACGAGGGGCAGGGCCGGGGCAACAGCGGCGTGTTCCTCATGGGCGAGTACGAGGTGCAGGTGCTGGACTCGTATGGGAACACCACCTACCCCGACGGACAGGCGGGCGCGCTCTACGGCCGCAGCAAGCCCCTGGTGAACGCCTGCCGCAAGCCCGGCGAGTGGCAGAGCTACGACATCATCTTCCACCGGCCCCGCTTTGACGAGAACGGCAAGGTGGTGAAACGCGCCACCTTCACGGTGCTGCACAACGGCGTGCTGGTCCAGGACCACGCCGAGCTTTCCGGCGGCACGGGCTGGCTCGGGCCGCACGCGATGACGGACTACGCCGCCCACGGGGACAAGGGCCCGCTGATGCTGCAGGACCACGGCAATCCGGTCCTGTTCCGGAACATCTGGATTCGCGAACTCGAAGACTGA
- a CDS encoding ZIP family metal transporter gives MDYFYALSPVTQAFLAGMFTFSMTLAGALPVFFTRGLNRNLLDGCLGAAAGVMIAASFWSLLAPAIEMSEQMGMNKWFPATAGFLAGGACLLLIDKILPHLHPDLAMKDAEGVHTSWRRSTLLVLAITLHNIPEGLAVGVAFGAAASGIPGAAMAGALALALGIGLQNFPEGAAVALPLRREGMPAWKCVMYGGLSAVVEPVAAVAGAALVIWMQPLLPFALAFAAGAMIFVVAEELIPESQRKGTDIPTIGLLVGFAIMMVLDVAFG, from the coding sequence ATGGATTATTTTTACGCGCTTTCACCGGTGACGCAGGCCTTTCTGGCCGGCATGTTCACCTTCAGCATGACCCTGGCCGGGGCGCTGCCCGTGTTTTTCACGCGCGGCCTGAACCGGAACCTGCTGGACGGCTGCCTGGGCGCGGCGGCGGGCGTGATGATCGCCGCGAGTTTCTGGTCGCTGCTGGCGCCCGCCATCGAGATGAGCGAGCAGATGGGGATGAACAAGTGGTTCCCCGCGACGGCGGGTTTCCTGGCGGGCGGCGCCTGCCTGCTGCTGATAGACAAAATCCTCCCCCACCTGCACCCGGATCTGGCCATGAAGGACGCCGAGGGCGTCCACACCTCGTGGCGGCGCAGCACCCTGCTGGTCCTGGCCATCACCCTGCACAACATCCCCGAGGGGCTCGCCGTGGGCGTGGCCTTCGGCGCGGCGGCCAGCGGCATCCCCGGCGCGGCCATGGCGGGCGCGCTGGCGCTGGCGCTGGGCATCGGCCTGCAGAACTTCCCCGAGGGCGCGGCGGTGGCCCTGCCCCTGCGCCGCGAGGGAATGCCCGCGTGGAAATGCGTGATGTATGGCGGGCTGTCGGCGGTGGTCGAGCCCGTGGCCGCCGTGGCCGGGGCCGCGCTGGTCATCTGGATGCAGCCCCTGCTCCCCTTCGCCCTCGCTTTTGCCGCGGGCGCCATGATTTTCGTGGTGGCCGAGGAGCTCATCCCGGAGTCGCAGCGGAAAGGCACGGACATCCCCACCATCGGGCTCCTTGTGGGCTTTGCCATCATGATGGTGCTGGACGTGGCCTTCGGCTGA
- a CDS encoding DUF3748 domain-containing protein has translation MKMQTRLGRAALATALAFAWNVRAQEPAMQEKALTTSPKNHDLDFNDNFPADGRYLCYDTREMAGPSLDNCQSIEMLELATGREIVVYKPEKSVIGENPAPGMGAVSFNPAKDEVAFIHGPMVDEVPARGPYGKPNRCGARVEITNEFVERDGVWRMLRDGKQPLAWLDKRDVAADRDTLPGAHRGGTHRHEYCATGRRVGFTYDDFLMPQYDRNIGYLEPHPDAPAPASHWFAVLVDIAPMGKSKPGEIEKAYGDSWAKPDGSARAFIGKARNDDGETYEESLFVVDIPDGVDITTADAGSATRYPSAPKGLRVRRLTHDWAGGIVRGAPDGSRIAYYGKDAEGQTQVFVIPVNGSDRSDDPALRPVQATRLPGGTKAGVRWHPSGNSLITQSDDGIVAVCTVPGPDFGKTVFITPHGDGKDRHAGVVSPDGTWVAYNRLEPTPDGRGGTAKTYAGLDMKQIFAVPYPGGGGVF, from the coding sequence CAGCCCGAAGAACCACGACCTGGACTTCAATGACAATTTCCCGGCGGACGGCCGGTATCTCTGCTATGACACCCGCGAGATGGCGGGTCCCAGCCTGGACAACTGCCAGAGCATCGAGATGCTGGAACTGGCCACGGGCCGCGAGATTGTCGTCTACAAGCCGGAAAAGTCGGTCATCGGCGAGAACCCGGCGCCGGGCATGGGCGCCGTCTCCTTCAATCCGGCCAAAGACGAGGTGGCCTTCATCCACGGCCCGATGGTGGACGAGGTGCCCGCGCGCGGGCCCTATGGCAAGCCCAACCGCTGCGGCGCGCGGGTGGAAATCACCAACGAGTTCGTGGAGCGGGACGGTGTGTGGCGCATGCTGCGCGACGGAAAGCAGCCCCTGGCCTGGCTGGACAAGCGGGATGTGGCCGCGGACCGGGACACCCTGCCGGGCGCGCACCGGGGCGGCACGCACCGCCATGAATACTGCGCGACGGGCCGGCGGGTCGGCTTCACCTACGACGATTTCCTGATGCCGCAGTATGACCGGAACATCGGCTATTTGGAGCCGCACCCGGACGCGCCCGCCCCGGCCTCGCACTGGTTTGCCGTGCTGGTGGACATCGCCCCCATGGGGAAATCCAAACCCGGTGAAATCGAGAAGGCCTACGGCGACTCGTGGGCAAAACCGGACGGGTCGGCCCGGGCCTTCATCGGCAAGGCGCGCAACGACGACGGCGAAACCTATGAGGAGTCGCTGTTTGTCGTGGACATCCCCGACGGGGTGGACATCACCACCGCAGACGCGGGCTCGGCCACGCGCTACCCGTCCGCGCCGAAGGGCCTGCGGGTCCGCCGCCTCACCCATGACTGGGCCGGGGGCATCGTGCGGGGCGCGCCCGACGGCTCGCGCATCGCCTATTACGGGAAGGACGCGGAGGGCCAGACACAGGTCTTTGTCATTCCCGTGAACGGTTCGGACCGGAGTGACGACCCGGCCCTGCGCCCGGTGCAGGCCACGCGCCTGCCGGGCGGCACCAAGGCCGGGGTGCGGTGGCACCCGTCCGGGAACAGCCTCATCACCCAGAGCGACGACGGCATCGTGGCCGTGTGCACTGTCCCAGGGCCGGATTTTGGAAAGACCGTGTTCATCACCCCGCACGGGGACGGAAAAGACCGCCACGCCGGGGTTGTCTCGCCGGACGGGACCTGGGTGGCCTACAACCGGCTGGAACCGACCCCGGACGGCCGGGGCGGCACCGCAAAGACTTATGCGGGGCTGGACATGAAGCAGATATTCGCCGTGCCGTATCCGGGCGGGGGCGGGGTTTTCTGA
- a CDS encoding glycoside hydrolase family 127 protein has translation MRGWRNALMLSLLPVLVSGGLSAAGGPDYPITPVPFTKVRASDGFWAPRLETNRKVTLPANFQKCEETGRISNFAKAAGKMEGKHEGIFFNDSDVFKVAEGAAYTLALSPDPELDAYLDNLIALFAGAQEEDGYLYTARTIDPSRPAPGAGKERWADIKNAHELYNMGHMIEAAVAHHQATGKRQFLDVAVKCADLIDRVFGPGKKYAATGHPELELALAKLYRCTGEKRYLDLAKFFVDQRGNAEHRELYGLYYQDHEPFLQQREAVGHAVRAGYFYSGAADVAALTGNPAYIDAIDRIWENAVTRRMYLTGGIGSKREGEAFGADYELPNATAYCETCAAIANAFWNHRMFLLHGDAKYMDVFERTVYNGYLAGVSLEGDTFFYPNPLSSDGIFPFNHGEPKRSPWFGCSCCPTNVVRFFPSLPGCAYATEKDRIYVGLYFGGTAEVALDGGAVIIAQETRYPWDGAVRLTVTPEHAGEFELRLRIPGWAQGSPVPGDLYTYADPSPAVITLSVNGAPASLEMDKGFAVLRRAWKAGDTVELSMDMPVRRVLCHEAVEENRGHVALERGPLVYCAEWPDNHGGALNLYLPDGAALAAEWRDDLPGGLMAVTGEARALNRLEDGGVADTAQSFLAIPYYAWSHRGVGEMAVWLARGPEGARVAPMPTLTSKSRPSASHVNGSDTLAALNDGSEPKDSNDHGIPRMTWWDHKGGREWAQYDLPARTVVSGCAVYWFDDAAGNGGCRAPKSWRLRYRDGDRWRSVDNPAGYGVEKDTWNRVGFTPVETDALRIEVELRAGFSGGILGWNLEEAKP, from the coding sequence ATGCGTGGATGGAGGAATGCGCTGATGCTGTCCCTGCTGCCCGTGCTGGTGTCCGGCGGCCTTTCCGCCGCCGGGGGACCCGACTACCCCATCACGCCGGTGCCCTTCACCAAGGTGCGCGCCTCGGACGGGTTTTGGGCGCCGCGCCTGGAAACCAACCGGAAGGTGACCCTGCCCGCAAACTTCCAGAAGTGCGAGGAGACGGGCCGCATCTCGAACTTCGCCAAGGCCGCCGGGAAAATGGAGGGGAAGCACGAGGGCATCTTCTTCAACGACTCGGACGTGTTCAAGGTGGCCGAGGGCGCGGCCTACACCCTGGCGCTCTCGCCGGACCCGGAACTGGACGCCTATCTGGACAACCTGATCGCCCTCTTCGCCGGGGCGCAGGAGGAGGACGGCTACCTTTACACGGCGCGGACCATTGACCCGTCGCGGCCCGCGCCCGGCGCGGGGAAGGAGCGCTGGGCGGACATCAAGAACGCCCACGAGCTGTACAACATGGGCCACATGATCGAGGCCGCCGTGGCCCACCACCAGGCCACGGGGAAACGCCAGTTTCTCGACGTGGCGGTGAAGTGCGCCGACCTCATTGACCGGGTCTTCGGCCCCGGCAAAAAGTACGCGGCCACGGGCCATCCGGAACTGGAGCTGGCGCTGGCCAAGCTGTACCGGTGCACGGGCGAAAAGCGTTATCTGGACCTGGCGAAGTTCTTTGTGGACCAACGGGGCAACGCCGAACACCGGGAACTCTACGGCCTGTACTACCAGGACCACGAGCCGTTCCTCCAGCAGAGGGAGGCCGTGGGGCACGCCGTGCGCGCGGGGTATTTCTATTCCGGCGCGGCGGACGTGGCGGCGCTGACGGGGAACCCCGCGTACATTGACGCGATAGACCGCATCTGGGAGAACGCCGTCACGCGGCGGATGTACCTGACGGGCGGCATCGGCTCGAAGCGCGAGGGCGAGGCCTTCGGCGCGGACTACGAGCTGCCCAACGCCACGGCCTACTGCGAGACCTGCGCGGCCATCGCCAACGCCTTCTGGAACCACCGCATGTTCCTGCTGCACGGCGACGCGAAATACATGGACGTGTTCGAGCGGACCGTGTACAACGGCTATCTGGCGGGGGTGTCGCTGGAGGGGGACACGTTCTTCTACCCCAACCCGCTGTCCTCGGACGGCATTTTCCCGTTCAACCACGGCGAGCCGAAACGCTCCCCCTGGTTCGGCTGCTCCTGCTGCCCGACCAACGTGGTGCGCTTCTTCCCGTCCCTGCCGGGCTGCGCCTACGCCACGGAAAAGGACCGGATTTATGTGGGCCTGTATTTCGGCGGGACGGCGGAGGTCGCACTGGACGGCGGCGCGGTCATAATTGCCCAGGAGACGCGGTACCCGTGGGACGGCGCGGTGCGCCTGACGGTCACACCGGAGCATGCCGGGGAGTTTGAGCTGCGCCTGCGCATCCCCGGCTGGGCGCAGGGCAGCCCCGTGCCGGGCGACCTGTACACCTATGCCGACCCGTCCCCGGCGGTGATCACCCTGTCGGTCAACGGCGCGCCCGCATCCCTGGAGATGGACAAGGGCTTTGCCGTGCTGCGCCGCGCCTGGAAGGCGGGCGACACGGTGGAGTTGTCCATGGACATGCCCGTGCGCCGGGTGCTGTGCCATGAGGCGGTGGAGGAGAACCGGGGTCATGTGGCGCTGGAGCGCGGACCGCTGGTGTACTGCGCCGAATGGCCGGACAACCACGGCGGCGCGCTGAACCTGTACCTGCCGGACGGCGCGGCGCTGGCGGCGGAATGGCGGGACGACCTGCCCGGCGGGCTGATGGCCGTCACCGGCGAGGCGCGCGCCCTGAACCGTCTGGAGGATGGCGGCGTGGCCGACACGGCCCAGTCCTTCCTGGCGATCCCGTACTATGCGTGGTCGCACCGGGGCGTGGGCGAGATGGCCGTGTGGCTGGCGCGCGGTCCGGAGGGTGCGCGCGTGGCGCCCATGCCGACCCTCACCTCGAAAAGCCGCCCCTCCGCGTCGCATGTGAACGGAAGCGACACCCTGGCGGCGCTGAACGACGGGAGCGAGCCGAAAGACTCCAACGACCACGGCATCCCGCGCATGACCTGGTGGGACCACAAGGGGGGCCGCGAGTGGGCGCAGTACGATCTCCCCGCCAGGACCGTGGTGTCCGGGTGCGCCGTGTACTGGTTTGACGACGCCGCCGGAAACGGCGGATGCCGCGCGCCGAAATCGTGGCGGCTGCGCTACCGCGACGGCGACCGCTGGCGGAGCGTGGATAACCCCGCCGGGTACGGCGTGGAGAAGGACACCTGGAACCGGGTGGGCTTCACGCCCGTGGAAACCGACGCGCTGCGCATCGAGGTGGAACTGCGGGCCGGTTTCTCCGGCGGGATTCTCGGGTGGAATCTGGAAGAGGCGAAACCGTGA